Proteins from a single region of Rhea pennata isolate bPtePen1 chromosome 4, bPtePen1.pri, whole genome shotgun sequence:
- the SGCB gene encoding beta-sarcoglycan isoform X2: MAAAGPEQQSSNGPVKKSMREKAVERRNVNKEHNSNFKAGYIPIDEDRLHKTGLRGRKGNLAICVIVLLFILAVINLIITLVIWAVIRIGPNGCDSMEFHESGLLRFKQVSDMGVIHPLYKSTVGGRRNEDLVITGNNQPIVFQQGTTKLSVDKDKTSITSDIGMEFVDPRTQNTLFSTDYETHEFHLPNGVKILNVQKASTERITSNATSDLNIKVDGRAIVRGNEGVFITGKTIEFRMGGNMELKAENSIILNGTVMVSPSRLPSSSYGEQFNNGNWLRFKLCMCADGTLFKVQVTGYNMGCQTSVNPCGATH; this comes from the exons ATGGCGGCGGCCGGCCCCGAGCAG CAAAGTTCTAATGGCCCTGTGAAGAAGTCTATGCGTGAGAAGGCTGTAGAACGCAGGAATGTTAATAAGGAGCACAACAGTAACTTTAAAGCGGGATACATTCCAATTGATGAAGACCGTCTCCATAAGACAGGCTTACGTGGCAGGAAAGGCAACTTGGCCATTTGTGTGATcgttcttcttttcattttggctGTCATCAATTTGATT ATTACACTTGTTATCTGGGCTGTAATTCGAATTGGTCCCAATGGCTGTGACAGTATGGAGTTCCATGAGAGTGGCTTACTGAGGTTTAAGCAAGTGTCTGACATGGGCGTTATACATCCATTATATAAAAGCACTGTAGGAGGCAGACGTAATGAAGATTTGGTGATTACTGGAAATAATCAGCCT ATTGTATTTCAGCAAGGAACAACAAAGCTTAGTGTGGACAAGGACAAAACTTCTATTACCAGTGACATTGGCATGGAATTTGTTGATCCACGGACACAGAACACCTTGTTCAGCACAGACTATGAAACTCATGAGTTTCACCTGCCAAATGGAGTTAAAATCTTGAATGTACAAAAGGCTTCTACAGAGAGG atTACCAGCAATGCAACGAGTGATCTAAACATAAAGGTTGATGGACGTGCTATTGTCCGTGGAAATGAAGGAGTTTTCATTACAGGCAAGACCATTGAGTTTCGCATGGGAGGTAACATGGAACTTAAAGCA GAAAACAGCATTATCCTAAATGGAACAGTGATGGTCAGCCCGTCGCGATTGCCAAGTTCTTCTTATGGGGAACAGTTTAATAATGGTAACTGGCTGCGTTTCAAGCTCTGCATGTGCGCAGATGGAACACTGTTCAAGGTTCAAGTGACAGGATATAACATGGGGTGTCAGACTTCTGTCAATCCATGTGGAGCCACACACTAA
- the SGCB gene encoding beta-sarcoglycan isoform X1 — protein MLASFPPWQQSSNGPVKKSMREKAVERRNVNKEHNSNFKAGYIPIDEDRLHKTGLRGRKGNLAICVIVLLFILAVINLIITLVIWAVIRIGPNGCDSMEFHESGLLRFKQVSDMGVIHPLYKSTVGGRRNEDLVITGNNQPIVFQQGTTKLSVDKDKTSITSDIGMEFVDPRTQNTLFSTDYETHEFHLPNGVKILNVQKASTERITSNATSDLNIKVDGRAIVRGNEGVFITGKTIEFRMGGNMELKAENSIILNGTVMVSPSRLPSSSYGEQFNNGNWLRFKLCMCADGTLFKVQVTGYNMGCQTSVNPCGATH, from the exons ATGCTGGCCAGCTTCCCTCCATGGCAG CAAAGTTCTAATGGCCCTGTGAAGAAGTCTATGCGTGAGAAGGCTGTAGAACGCAGGAATGTTAATAAGGAGCACAACAGTAACTTTAAAGCGGGATACATTCCAATTGATGAAGACCGTCTCCATAAGACAGGCTTACGTGGCAGGAAAGGCAACTTGGCCATTTGTGTGATcgttcttcttttcattttggctGTCATCAATTTGATT ATTACACTTGTTATCTGGGCTGTAATTCGAATTGGTCCCAATGGCTGTGACAGTATGGAGTTCCATGAGAGTGGCTTACTGAGGTTTAAGCAAGTGTCTGACATGGGCGTTATACATCCATTATATAAAAGCACTGTAGGAGGCAGACGTAATGAAGATTTGGTGATTACTGGAAATAATCAGCCT ATTGTATTTCAGCAAGGAACAACAAAGCTTAGTGTGGACAAGGACAAAACTTCTATTACCAGTGACATTGGCATGGAATTTGTTGATCCACGGACACAGAACACCTTGTTCAGCACAGACTATGAAACTCATGAGTTTCACCTGCCAAATGGAGTTAAAATCTTGAATGTACAAAAGGCTTCTACAGAGAGG atTACCAGCAATGCAACGAGTGATCTAAACATAAAGGTTGATGGACGTGCTATTGTCCGTGGAAATGAAGGAGTTTTCATTACAGGCAAGACCATTGAGTTTCGCATGGGAGGTAACATGGAACTTAAAGCA GAAAACAGCATTATCCTAAATGGAACAGTGATGGTCAGCCCGTCGCGATTGCCAAGTTCTTCTTATGGGGAACAGTTTAATAATGGTAACTGGCTGCGTTTCAAGCTCTGCATGTGCGCAGATGGAACACTGTTCAAGGTTCAAGTGACAGGATATAACATGGGGTGTCAGACTTCTGTCAATCCATGTGGAGCCACACACTAA